In the genome of Candidatus Microbacterium phytovorans, one region contains:
- a CDS encoding ABC transporter permease has protein sequence MTAVASPDVRRGGVRALWAGNPGAVVQRGLIAARSSSWVVVLSGFFEPVFYLASMGIGLGQLVGDVETSQGLQVSYAAFIAPALLAVSAMNGAIYDSTWNVFFKLNYGKLYEGMLSTSLGPLDVALGEILYALLRGLLYASGFLIIMQILGLNLAPTAILAIPAVLLIAFGFASVGMAITSYMKTFQHMDWINFVLLPMFLFSATFYPISVYPEWVQQIVMALPLWHGVELIRGLTTGILSAGMLWHVLYYAVMIAVGLVFTTKRLRALFLD, from the coding sequence ATGACCGCCGTCGCCTCACCCGACGTCCGCCGCGGCGGCGTGAGGGCCCTGTGGGCCGGCAATCCCGGCGCCGTCGTGCAGCGCGGCCTCATCGCGGCGCGGTCGTCGAGCTGGGTCGTCGTGCTGTCGGGGTTCTTCGAGCCCGTGTTCTACCTCGCGTCGATGGGGATCGGACTCGGCCAACTCGTCGGCGACGTCGAGACCTCGCAGGGGCTGCAGGTCAGCTACGCGGCGTTCATCGCTCCCGCGCTGCTGGCCGTCTCGGCCATGAACGGCGCGATCTACGACTCCACGTGGAACGTCTTCTTCAAGCTCAACTACGGCAAGCTCTACGAGGGGATGCTGTCGACCTCGCTCGGGCCGCTCGATGTGGCGCTCGGCGAGATCCTCTACGCGTTGCTGCGCGGGCTCCTGTACGCCTCGGGGTTCCTCATCATCATGCAGATCCTGGGGTTGAACCTGGCGCCGACCGCGATCCTGGCGATCCCCGCGGTGCTCCTCATCGCCTTCGGGTTCGCGAGCGTCGGCATGGCGATCACGAGCTACATGAAGACCTTCCAGCACATGGACTGGATCAACTTCGTGCTGCTGCCGATGTTCCTCTTCTCGGCCACGTTCTATCCGATCTCGGTGTACCCGGAATGGGTCCAGCAGATCGTCATGGCGTTGCCGCTGTGGCACGGCGTCGAGCTCATCCGAGGACTCACGACCGGCATCCTCAGTGCGGGGATGCTGTGGCACGTCCTCTACTACGCGGTGATGATCGCGGTGGGCCTCGTCTTCACGACGAAGCGACTGCGGGCGCTGTTCCTCGACTGA
- a CDS encoding TetR family transcriptional regulator, which translates to MSSSPVSTIPKSERTRAVIRDVALRSFRERGYDHTTIRLIAEEAGVSVGTTNYHFASKNDLVQELYLDVQQAHLDAALPQLEATTDLVERLGIVYRTGLAQLEPYHRFAPEFLSAAVSPRSSINPLSGESTESRDIVVALFRDAVSGAADRLPPEFDHGLPSALLLGHLLLALFWVYDTSPDRERTRRLLDRGLRLLKLSLPLVRLRVLRKPLRELLDLIAEVQA; encoded by the coding sequence ATGTCCAGTTCCCCTGTCAGCACCATCCCGAAGAGCGAGCGCACCCGTGCCGTCATCCGCGACGTCGCCCTGCGTTCGTTCCGAGAGCGCGGATACGACCACACGACGATCCGGCTCATCGCGGAGGAGGCCGGTGTCTCGGTGGGCACCACGAACTACCACTTCGCGTCGAAGAACGACCTCGTGCAGGAGCTGTACCTCGATGTGCAGCAGGCCCACCTCGACGCGGCCCTGCCGCAGCTCGAAGCGACCACCGACCTGGTCGAACGGCTCGGGATCGTCTACCGCACCGGCCTCGCGCAACTGGAGCCGTACCACCGGTTCGCCCCGGAGTTTCTCTCCGCCGCGGTGTCGCCGCGCTCCTCGATCAACCCGCTGTCGGGCGAATCGACCGAATCCCGCGACATCGTCGTCGCACTCTTCCGCGACGCCGTGTCCGGTGCCGCCGACCGGCTTCCGCCGGAATTCGACCACGGCTTGCCGTCGGCGCTCCTGCTCGGCCACCTGCTGCTCGCGCTCTTCTGGGTGTACGACACCTCCCCGGATCGCGAACGCACCCGCCGCCTGCTCGACCGCGGTCTGCGGCTGCTGAAGCTCTCGCTGCCCCTCGTGCGACTGCGCGTGCTTCGCAAGCCGCTGCGCGAGCTGCTCGACCTGATCGCCGAGGTGCAGGCATGA
- a CDS encoding SRPBCC family protein, with the protein MTRTAERGRARAHRPVYVRIRIRASLDRVWHLTQEPGQHARWDARFSRITPVGALEGDGIRFRYARRVGPFVISGNGTTVGERESGGGTRTSVLRFDADDRRSPLGDGRGYWRYEVDGDEVVFTTGYDYAPNWGRVADMLVRPLIGWLTAWSFDRLRIWAETGTPPERWPLRSVLACWRRDRPRAGRCDRRAPRRPMADAPAALRQLARP; encoded by the coding sequence GTGACGCGCACCGCGGAACGCGGCCGTGCCCGCGCTCACCGCCCCGTCTATGTCCGGATCCGCATCCGCGCGTCGCTGGATCGTGTGTGGCACCTGACGCAGGAACCCGGACAGCACGCGCGGTGGGATGCCCGATTCAGTCGGATCACGCCGGTCGGTGCGCTGGAGGGTGACGGCATCCGGTTCCGCTACGCACGCCGGGTCGGACCGTTCGTGATCTCCGGGAACGGCACGACGGTCGGAGAACGGGAGTCGGGCGGCGGCACGCGAACTTCGGTGCTCCGCTTCGATGCCGACGACCGGCGCTCGCCGCTGGGCGACGGCCGCGGCTACTGGCGCTACGAGGTGGACGGCGACGAGGTGGTCTTCACCACGGGGTACGACTACGCGCCGAACTGGGGGCGTGTCGCCGACATGCTCGTGCGGCCGCTGATCGGGTGGCTGACGGCGTGGAGCTTCGACCGGCTCCGCATCTGGGCCGAGACGGGCACCCCGCCCGAGCGGTGGCCGCTGCGCTCCGTGCTGGCGTGCTGGCGTCGCGACAGACCGCGCGCGGGACGATGTGACCGCCGAGCCCCGCGCCGCCCGATGGCCGACGCGCCCGCCGCGCTGCGACAGTTGGCGCGCCCGTGA
- a CDS encoding DUF4166 domain-containing protein, with amino-acid sequence MTAATREPPPTGSRHAAASAPLPALGTTSMFERAMGEDFARLHPMLQRRFGVGLAAGYACVGRGTMHRIRRGPWWTVPFLQLGRFRSILVPEVADDVPFRIDNYPYLDPFGRETVTFVREFRMPRAPRRFDATMILSASGTIVDYLGSHQHLAVDLELTAEPDGSLLLRSGAQRFRERPLAFRFPLLFSGRAELRESYDDEAEVFRIRLEVRNRLFGFLFGYEGEFRCTFPAAAPVPARILPVRHERRE; translated from the coding sequence GTGACTGCCGCGACACGCGAGCCCCCGCCCACCGGCTCGCGCCACGCCGCGGCATCCGCTCCTCTTCCGGCTCTCGGGACGACCTCGATGTTCGAGCGCGCGATGGGCGAGGACTTCGCTCGGCTGCACCCCATGCTCCAGCGCCGGTTCGGGGTGGGCCTCGCCGCCGGCTATGCGTGCGTCGGGCGCGGCACGATGCACCGCATCCGACGCGGCCCCTGGTGGACGGTGCCGTTCCTCCAGCTCGGCCGCTTCCGCAGCATCCTCGTGCCCGAAGTCGCCGACGACGTCCCGTTCAGGATCGACAACTACCCCTACCTCGACCCGTTCGGGCGCGAGACGGTGACCTTCGTCCGCGAGTTCCGGATGCCGCGCGCCCCGCGCCGCTTCGACGCCACCATGATCCTCAGCGCGAGCGGGACGATCGTCGACTACCTCGGCAGTCATCAGCACCTCGCGGTCGACCTCGAGCTGACGGCCGAGCCCGACGGCAGTCTCCTCCTGCGGTCGGGCGCGCAGCGGTTCCGCGAAAGGCCCCTCGCGTTCCGGTTCCCCCTGCTCTTCAGCGGTCGCGCCGAACTGCGCGAGAGCTACGACGACGAGGCGGAGGTCTTCCGCATCCGGCTCGAGGTGCGCAACCGGCTCTTCGGGTTCCTGTTCGGATACGAGGGTGAGTTCCGCTGCACGTTCCCCGCCGCGGCGCCCGTGCCCGCGCGCATCCTTCCGGTGCGACACGAGCGACGGGAATGA
- a CDS encoding MFS transporter: MSHSAPALAPANPRSRVITASLIGTTIEFYDFYVYATAAVLVFPILFFPTGNDTTALLLSFSVFGAAMVARPVGAVVFGHFGDRFGRKATLVASLLTMGIATFLIGFLPTFDQIGVWAAVLLLILRLFQGFALGGEWSGAALVATENAPKGKRAWYGTFPQLGAPIGFIIANTVFLLINFALPHPDGPAVRSEAFLEWGWRVPFLFSAVMVIVGLWVRLKLVESETFARAEKSGAIRRFPLGDVLRRHWWQLILGTFIMLATYVLFYLMTSFTLAYGTKATTEGAQAAADAAGQPFDATTYVAGLGFGYTDFVIMQIIGVVFFGVFTLLSGPVADSIGRRRLLLWITAGIGVFGLLFSVFLMPQLDPKFSGALVQAFLIFGFMLMGATFGPMGALLPELFPTNVRYTGSAISYNVSSILGAALAPIVATALWAAAGGSPWLVGIYLSGSAVLTFIALWLSKETKDIEYESNIGAL; this comes from the coding sequence ATGTCACACTCCGCTCCCGCGCTCGCACCCGCCAACCCCCGCTCGCGTGTCATCACTGCGAGCCTCATCGGCACGACGATCGAGTTCTACGACTTCTACGTCTACGCGACGGCCGCCGTCCTCGTCTTCCCGATCCTCTTCTTCCCCACCGGCAACGACACCACCGCGCTGCTCCTGTCGTTCAGCGTCTTCGGTGCAGCGATGGTCGCCCGCCCCGTCGGGGCCGTCGTCTTCGGTCACTTCGGCGACCGGTTCGGCCGCAAGGCGACGCTCGTGGCATCCCTCCTGACGATGGGGATCGCGACCTTCCTCATCGGCTTCCTCCCCACGTTCGACCAGATCGGCGTGTGGGCTGCGGTGCTCCTCCTCATCCTGCGGCTGTTCCAGGGCTTCGCACTCGGCGGTGAGTGGTCGGGGGCGGCGCTGGTGGCCACCGAGAACGCGCCGAAGGGCAAGCGCGCCTGGTACGGCACGTTCCCGCAGCTGGGTGCCCCCATCGGGTTCATCATCGCGAACACCGTCTTCCTGCTCATCAACTTCGCCCTCCCCCACCCCGACGGCCCGGCCGTGCGCTCCGAGGCGTTCCTGGAGTGGGGATGGCGCGTGCCGTTCCTCTTCTCGGCGGTGATGGTCATCGTCGGGCTCTGGGTGCGCCTCAAGCTCGTCGAGTCGGAGACGTTCGCCCGCGCGGAGAAGAGCGGTGCGATCCGTCGCTTCCCGCTCGGCGACGTGCTGCGGCGCCACTGGTGGCAGCTCATCCTCGGCACGTTCATCATGCTCGCGACCTACGTGCTCTTCTACCTGATGACGAGCTTCACCCTCGCCTACGGCACGAAGGCGACCACCGAAGGCGCGCAAGCCGCCGCGGATGCCGCCGGCCAGCCGTTCGATGCGACGACCTACGTGGCGGGTCTCGGGTTCGGCTACACCGACTTCGTCATCATGCAGATCATCGGCGTCGTCTTCTTCGGTGTCTTCACCCTGCTGTCCGGGCCGGTCGCCGACAGTATCGGACGGCGTCGCCTGCTCCTGTGGATCACCGCGGGGATCGGGGTCTTCGGGCTGCTCTTCAGCGTCTTCCTGATGCCGCAGCTCGATCCGAAGTTCAGCGGCGCCCTCGTGCAGGCCTTCCTCATCTTCGGGTTCATGCTCATGGGCGCAACCTTCGGGCCGATGGGCGCGCTCCTGCCGGAGCTGTTCCCCACGAACGTCCGCTACACCGGCTCGGCGATCTCGTACAACGTCTCCTCGATCCTCGGTGCCGCGCTCGCGCCGATCGTCGCGACCGCGCTGTGGGCGGCGGCGGGCGGCTCACCGTGGCTGGTCGGCATCTACCTGTCGGGCTCGGCCGTGCTGACCTTCATCGCCCTGTGGCTCTCGAAGGAGACGAAGGACATCGAGTACGAGTCGAACATCGGCGCGCTCTGA
- a CDS encoding Fe-S protein: MEILRHAVVLVHLVGFAVLFGAWVVEAFGQHRITRLQHWGLAIAGVAGLALAAPWGIEYDLNYAKIGTKLVVLLVIGALLGIGAGRQRKSGSVPPAVFWGIGILTFLNAALAVLWR; encoded by the coding sequence ATGGAGATCCTGCGTCACGCCGTCGTCCTCGTCCACCTCGTCGGATTCGCCGTGCTGTTCGGCGCCTGGGTCGTCGAGGCCTTCGGTCAGCACCGCATCACTCGCCTCCAGCACTGGGGCCTCGCCATCGCGGGCGTCGCGGGCCTGGCGCTCGCGGCACCGTGGGGCATCGAGTACGACCTCAACTACGCCAAGATCGGCACCAAGCTCGTCGTGCTGCTCGTCATCGGCGCTCTCCTCGGCATCGGCGCGGGACGTCAGCGCAAGTCCGGGAGCGTGCCGCCTGCCGTGTTCTGGGGTATCGGCATCCTCACATTCCTCAACGCCGCCCTTGCGGTGCTCTGGCGCTGA
- the ribH gene encoding 6,7-dimethyl-8-ribityllumazine synthase → MSGHGAPKVDRVDGTGLRVVVIAGSWHDVITDGLIAGAERVLDAAGASWRLVRVPGSFELPVASKVALDAGADAVVALGVIIRGGTPHFEYVSSAATDGLTRVAIETGKPVGFGVLTLDDEQQGLDRAGLPDSKEDKGAEAADAALRTALLLRELRGA, encoded by the coding sequence ATGAGCGGACACGGTGCACCTAAGGTCGACCGCGTCGACGGCACGGGACTGCGTGTCGTCGTGATCGCCGGGAGCTGGCACGACGTCATCACCGACGGACTGATCGCGGGAGCGGAGCGCGTGCTCGACGCCGCCGGCGCATCGTGGCGACTCGTCCGCGTGCCGGGCTCGTTCGAGCTCCCGGTCGCGAGCAAGGTCGCGTTGGATGCCGGGGCCGATGCGGTCGTCGCGCTCGGGGTGATCATCCGCGGCGGCACGCCCCACTTCGAGTACGTGTCGTCGGCCGCCACCGACGGGCTCACGCGGGTCGCCATCGAGACCGGCAAGCCGGTCGGCTTCGGCGTCCTGACGTTGGACGACGAGCAGCAGGGTCTCGATCGCGCGGGTCTTCCCGACTCGAAGGAGGACAAGGGCGCGGAGGCGGCCGACGCCGCGCTGCGCACCGCTCTCCTCCTGCGAGAACTCCGCGGCGCCTGA
- the ribA gene encoding GTP cyclohydrolase II, translated as MSLATIPEALDALRAGKPVIVADDENRENEGDIILSAELATPEWLAWTIRWSSGFLCAPMPADWADRLDLPPMVAVNEDSRGTAYTVSVDAADRVSTGISAADRSHTLNVLADPTSTPSSVIRPGHVLPLRAVDGGVRERAGHTEAAVELMKLAGLQPVGAIGEVVAEDGSMMRLPGLLELGEREGVPVITIEQLIAHLDGTSEGHAPADRGARRRVSLRAEAKVPTSHGSFRFLAYKDRITGTDHIAVVSGDLSEDAALVRVHSECLTGEAFGSLKCECGPQLDAALDAIEQDGGVVIYMRGHEGRGIGLINKLRAYSLQERGLDTVDANLALGLPADARDYAAAAGILADLGIERVRLLTNNTDKVNQLRGLGLDIVEQVPLLVGVGPNNHQYLATKAERMGHIIDGAELDSALTASAQLAGAKEDHA; from the coding sequence ATGAGCCTTGCCACCATCCCCGAAGCCCTCGACGCCCTGCGCGCGGGCAAGCCCGTCATCGTCGCCGACGATGAGAACCGCGAGAACGAGGGCGACATCATCCTGTCGGCCGAGCTCGCCACGCCCGAGTGGCTCGCGTGGACCATCCGCTGGTCCAGCGGCTTCCTCTGCGCCCCCATGCCCGCCGACTGGGCCGACCGGCTCGACCTGCCGCCGATGGTGGCGGTCAACGAGGACAGCCGGGGCACCGCGTACACGGTCAGCGTCGACGCCGCCGACCGCGTCTCGACCGGTATCAGCGCCGCCGACCGGTCGCACACCCTCAACGTGCTGGCCGACCCGACGTCGACGCCGTCGTCGGTGATCCGCCCGGGCCACGTCCTGCCGCTGCGCGCCGTCGACGGCGGCGTGCGCGAACGCGCCGGCCACACCGAGGCGGCCGTCGAGCTGATGAAGCTCGCGGGCCTCCAGCCCGTCGGGGCGATCGGCGAGGTCGTCGCGGAGGACGGCAGCATGATGCGCCTGCCCGGCCTCCTCGAGCTCGGCGAGCGCGAGGGCGTGCCGGTCATCACGATCGAGCAGCTCATCGCCCACCTCGACGGCACGAGCGAGGGTCACGCCCCCGCCGACCGTGGTGCGCGGCGGCGCGTGAGCCTGCGCGCAGAGGCGAAGGTACCGACCTCGCACGGGTCCTTCCGCTTCCTCGCATACAAGGACCGCATCACCGGCACCGACCACATCGCGGTCGTCTCCGGTGACCTGTCCGAAGACGCCGCGCTCGTCCGCGTGCACTCCGAGTGTCTCACGGGTGAGGCGTTCGGCTCGCTGAAGTGCGAGTGCGGGCCGCAGTTGGATGCCGCACTCGACGCGATCGAGCAGGACGGCGGCGTCGTCATCTACATGCGCGGGCACGAGGGTCGCGGCATCGGCCTCATCAACAAGCTGCGCGCGTACAGCCTGCAGGAGCGCGGCCTCGACACTGTCGACGCCAACCTCGCCCTGGGTCTCCCCGCCGACGCGCGCGACTACGCCGCCGCCGCCGGCATCCTCGCCGACCTCGGCATCGAGCGGGTGCGCCTGCTGACGAACAACACCGACAAGGTCAACCAGCTGCGCGGACTGGGGCTCGACATCGTCGAGCAGGTCCCGCTGCTGGTGGGTGTCGGCCCGAACAATCATCAGTACCTCGCCACGAAGGCCGAGCGGATGGGGCACATCATCGACGGCGCCGAACTCGACAGCGCCCTGACCGCGTCGGCGCAGCTCGCCGGCGCGAAGGAGGACCACGCATGA
- a CDS encoding riboflavin synthase, with amino-acid sequence MFTGIIEERGTVTAIEASGDGVRLTVRAPLAVSDAQRGDSISVSGVCLTVTEQGEDWFTADVMKQTLDMSSLGGFGVGTEVNLERALAAHTRLGGHIVQGHVDGTGDVIEVRPGAQWRVIRIGLPADLAPLVVDKGSISVQGVSLTVSAASAPDAGSHWFEISLIPETLEKTTLGALAPGDRVNLETDILARHVQRLLAFSTAPTALTTAPIEGGSR; translated from the coding sequence ATGTTCACCGGAATCATCGAAGAGCGCGGCACCGTGACCGCCATCGAGGCGTCGGGCGACGGTGTGCGACTCACCGTGCGCGCACCCCTCGCCGTGTCCGACGCGCAGCGCGGCGACTCGATCTCCGTCAGCGGGGTCTGCCTCACCGTCACCGAGCAGGGCGAGGACTGGTTCACCGCCGACGTCATGAAGCAGACCCTCGACATGTCGTCGCTGGGCGGTTTCGGCGTCGGCACCGAGGTCAACCTCGAGCGCGCCCTCGCCGCGCACACCCGCCTGGGCGGTCACATCGTGCAGGGACACGTCGACGGCACGGGCGACGTGATCGAGGTGCGCCCCGGCGCGCAGTGGCGCGTCATCCGCATCGGCCTGCCCGCCGACCTCGCCCCGCTCGTCGTCGACAAGGGCTCCATCTCCGTGCAGGGCGTGTCCCTCACCGTGTCGGCAGCGAGCGCTCCGGATGCCGGCAGCCACTGGTTCGAGATCTCGCTCATCCCCGAGACACTCGAGAAGACGACCCTCGGCGCACTCGCCCCGGGCGACCGGGTGAACCTCGAGACCGACATCCTGGCGCGCCACGTGCAGCGCCTCCTCGCGTTTTCCACCGCACCCACCGCACTGACCACCGCACCGATCGAAGGAGGCTCCCGATGA
- the ribD gene encoding bifunctional diaminohydroxyphosphoribosylaminopyrimidine deaminase/5-amino-6-(5-phosphoribosylamino)uracil reductase RibD — protein sequence MSATDTEIAAMRRALALATHGPRGINPQVGAVILSPAGDVLAEGWHRGAGTAHAEVDALSKLAPGAARGATAVVTLEPCNHTGRTGPCAVALIEAGVARVVYAVADPGERSSGGGERLRAAGVDVESGLLVDEGTALLDSWLTVQRLGRPHVTVKWAQSLDGRAAAADGTSQWITGPDARADVHRRRADADAIVVGTGTLLADDPALTARRPDGSLYDAQPRPVVIGTRAVPQEAAVRRHPKPFIQDEGEDLPDLLDRLRELGIHRVFVEGGPTLASSFLRAGLADEVLAYVGPTLLGGDHLAVRDVGVTTIDQQQRLDVASVEHLGDDLLIVAHPRPRSEEETP from the coding sequence ATGAGCGCCACCGACACCGAGATCGCCGCGATGCGGCGCGCCCTCGCGCTGGCGACCCACGGACCGCGCGGGATCAATCCGCAGGTCGGCGCCGTCATTCTCTCCCCCGCCGGCGACGTGCTGGCGGAAGGGTGGCATCGCGGCGCGGGCACGGCGCACGCCGAGGTCGACGCGCTGTCGAAGCTGGCACCCGGCGCCGCGCGCGGCGCGACGGCCGTCGTCACCCTCGAGCCCTGCAACCACACCGGCCGCACCGGTCCGTGCGCCGTGGCCCTCATCGAGGCGGGCGTGGCGCGCGTCGTCTACGCGGTCGCCGACCCGGGCGAACGATCCTCCGGCGGCGGCGAGCGCCTGCGCGCTGCCGGGGTCGACGTCGAGTCGGGGCTCCTCGTCGACGAGGGGACGGCGCTGCTCGACTCGTGGCTCACCGTGCAGCGCCTCGGCCGTCCGCACGTGACGGTGAAGTGGGCGCAGTCCCTCGACGGACGCGCGGCGGCGGCCGACGGCACGAGCCAGTGGATCACGGGCCCCGACGCACGGGCCGACGTGCATCGCCGGCGCGCCGACGCGGATGCCATCGTCGTCGGCACCGGCACGCTCTTGGCGGACGACCCGGCTCTGACCGCCCGGCGCCCTGACGGGTCGCTCTACGACGCGCAGCCGAGGCCGGTCGTCATCGGAACGCGCGCCGTTCCGCAGGAGGCCGCCGTGCGCCGGCATCCGAAGCCCTTCATCCAGGACGAGGGCGAAGACCTCCCCGACCTGCTCGACCGCTTGCGCGAGCTCGGCATCCACCGCGTCTTCGTCGAGGGCGGGCCCACCCTCGCCAGTTCGTTTCTCCGCGCGGGCCTCGCCGACGAGGTGCTCGCGTACGTCGGCCCGACGCTCCTCGGCGGCGACCACCTGGCTGTCCGCGACGTCGGCGTCACCACGATCGACCAGCAGCAGCGACTCGACGTGGCATCCGTCGAGCATCTCGGCGACGACCTGCTGATCGTCGCCCACCCCCGCCCCCGCTCCGAGGAGGAGACCCCCTGA
- a CDS encoding phytanoyl-CoA dioxygenase family protein, whose translation MTLIDIPASVPAPPARSYHLTPDQVAQFDRDGYLVLKNRIPADLLQRLQDAADVWIREGRDIGIDDPARADYQFAQRGGASRLFRIDYLHGKDQPASLELLGSPAVLGIAESLAGVDAVPTYESLVFKDAGDGAPIDWHQDAVHPRTRRIFNVDVYLDASRVGEGALRVAPGSHRAPVDVCQLQEEYGWDAPGVVQVELDPGDVLVHDVMIVHGSEAVQGNRLRRTIYYEFRSAEQILAEGPWDAEWIDRRLRLLPVALREHARRNPEAEAFAWNVPASLAPQVTGDDETELRIAHGVHSPGSYCSAGSVPFSG comes from the coding sequence ATGACGCTCATCGACATCCCGGCCTCCGTCCCCGCACCGCCCGCACGGAGCTACCACCTCACCCCCGACCAGGTCGCGCAATTCGACCGAGACGGGTATCTCGTACTCAAGAACCGCATCCCCGCCGATCTCCTGCAACGCCTCCAGGACGCTGCGGACGTGTGGATCCGTGAAGGACGCGACATCGGCATCGACGATCCGGCGCGCGCGGACTACCAGTTCGCTCAGCGCGGCGGCGCCTCCCGCCTCTTCCGCATCGACTACCTCCACGGCAAGGACCAGCCGGCATCCCTCGAACTACTCGGCAGCCCGGCCGTCCTCGGTATCGCCGAGAGCCTCGCCGGGGTCGACGCCGTGCCCACCTACGAGTCGCTCGTCTTCAAGGATGCCGGCGACGGCGCACCGATCGACTGGCACCAGGATGCCGTGCACCCGCGGACGCGGCGGATCTTCAACGTCGACGTCTACCTCGACGCGTCGCGCGTCGGCGAGGGCGCCCTGCGGGTCGCGCCCGGCTCGCATCGTGCCCCGGTGGACGTGTGTCAGCTGCAGGAGGAGTACGGCTGGGATGCGCCGGGCGTCGTGCAGGTCGAGCTCGACCCGGGCGACGTCCTGGTCCACGACGTCATGATCGTCCACGGCAGCGAGGCCGTGCAGGGCAACCGCCTGCGCCGGACGATCTACTACGAGTTCCGTTCGGCGGAGCAGATCCTCGCCGAAGGTCCGTGGGATGCCGAATGGATCGACCGCCGACTGCGCCTCCTGCCCGTCGCGCTCCGCGAGCACGCGCGCCGCAATCCCGAGGCCGAGGCGTTCGCGTGGAACGTCCCGGCATCCCTCGCTCCGCAGGTGACCGGCGACGACGAGACGGAGCTGCGGATCGCGCACGGCGTGCACTCGCCGGGCTCGTACTGCAGCGCCGGAAGCGTGCCGTTCTCGGGATGA
- a CDS encoding helix-turn-helix domain-containing protein, producing MSVHDVDRATFGVDCWRGDLQPMARAHRHDDIEVNLADVDLEYLVDGRPVIMPAGSISLFWAARPHRLLPAPREGWQAWMTIPLSRALAWGMPQEVVERLVQGEVLSLPAADGGGAVAERFAQWREELRADSDLEALPRRIALLEIEAVVLRWATAVISSRAPEGAVVASVDGIPSTERSRGDRSSHAGAMIAFLSAHSADDLTVANVASHVHLHPQYAMALFRRAAGITMGEYLAQCRVAHAQALLLSTDLSVPDVGVAAGFRSQSQFYERFGRLCGQSPAAYRRRLRAAAADEARPAEPVTPTRAR from the coding sequence ATGAGTGTTCACGATGTCGACCGGGCCACCTTCGGTGTGGACTGCTGGCGCGGTGACCTGCAGCCGATGGCGCGCGCTCACCGCCACGACGACATCGAGGTGAATCTCGCCGACGTCGACCTCGAGTACCTCGTCGACGGGCGGCCGGTCATCATGCCCGCGGGGTCCATCTCGCTGTTCTGGGCCGCAAGGCCCCACCGGCTCCTCCCCGCACCGCGTGAGGGATGGCAGGCGTGGATGACGATTCCGCTCTCGCGGGCGCTCGCGTGGGGCATGCCGCAGGAGGTCGTCGAGCGGCTGGTACAGGGGGAGGTCCTGTCGCTGCCGGCCGCAGACGGGGGAGGCGCTGTGGCGGAACGCTTCGCGCAGTGGCGCGAGGAGCTGCGCGCGGACAGCGACCTCGAGGCGCTGCCCCGGCGGATCGCTCTGCTGGAGATCGAGGCCGTCGTGCTGCGATGGGCCACCGCGGTGATCTCGTCGCGCGCGCCGGAAGGTGCTGTCGTCGCGTCGGTCGACGGCATCCCGTCCACCGAGCGGTCGCGGGGCGATCGTTCCAGCCATGCCGGCGCCATGATCGCCTTTCTCTCCGCGCACTCCGCCGACGACCTCACGGTGGCCAACGTGGCCTCCCATGTCCACCTCCACCCCCAGTACGCCATGGCGCTGTTCCGCCGGGCGGCAGGCATCACGATGGGGGAGTACCTCGCCCAGTGCCGCGTCGCCCACGCCCAGGCGCTGCTGCTGTCGACCGACCTGTCCGTCCCCGACGTCGGCGTCGCGGCGGGCTTCCGCTCGCAGAGCCAGTTCTACGAGCGGTTCGGGCGCCTGTGCGGTCAGTCGCCCGCGGCCTACCGGCGGCGGCTGCGCGCGGCGGCGGCGGACGAGGCCCGCCCCGCCGAGCCGGTCACGCCGACTCGCGCCAGATGA